Proteins encoded within one genomic window of Manis pentadactyla isolate mManPen7 chromosome 4, mManPen7.hap1, whole genome shotgun sequence:
- the HEXIM1 gene encoding protein HEXIM1: MAEPLLSEYQHKPQTSNCTGADAVHEERNPDRPPGAEERVPEKDSRWQPRASPRSGGGREQEGEGTLERQPPPLQTQVYPEPSCPEVGEKGQNGDDLSAGGTPPPAAGGEPRPEAEALTQPCLDSEANKLGAPAAMGEEAWGQQQRQLGKKKHRRRPSKKKRHWKPYYKLTWEEKKKFDEKQSLRASRIRAEMFAKGQPVAPYNTTQFLMDDHDQEEPDLKTGLYPRRAAAKSDDTSDEDFMEEAGEEDGGSDGMGGDGSEFLQRDFSETYERYHAESLQNMSKQELIKEYLELEKCLSRMEDENNRLRLESKRLGGDDARVRELELELARLRAENLQLLTENELHRQQERAPLAKFGD; encoded by the coding sequence ATGGCCGAGCCACTTCTGTCAGAATATCAGCATAAGCCTCAAACTAGCAACTGTACAGGTGCTGATGCTGTCCACGAAGAGCGGAATCCGGATCGCCCCCCAGGAGCAGAGGAACGTGTGCCCGAGAAGGACAGTAGGTGGCAACCGAGAGCGTCCCCCCGATCGGGTGGCGGTCGGGAGCAGGAGGGGGAAGGGACCCTGGAGCGCCAGCCACCACCTCTGCAGACCCAGGTCTATCCAGAACCTAGCTGTCCGGAAGTGGGTGAGAAGGGCCAGAATGGGGATGACCTGTCCGCTGGTGGGACTCCCCCACCGGCAGCCGGCGGGGAACCGAGGCCCGAGGCCGAGGCGCTCACCCAGCCGTGTCTTGACTCTGAAGCCAACAAGTTGGGGGCTCCTGCCGCAATGGGCGAAGAGGCGTGGGGGCAGCAGCAGAGACAACTGGGCAAGAAAAAGCATAGGAGACGCCCCTCCAAGAAGAAACGGCATTGGAAACCGTACTACAAGCTGACCTGGGAGGAGAAGAAAAAGTTTGACGAGAAACAGAGCCTGCGAGCTTCAAGGATTCGAGCCGAGATGTTTGCCAAGGGCCAGCCAGTCGCGCCCTATAACACCACTCAGTTTCTCATGGATGATCACGACCAGGAGGAGCCAGATCTCAAAACCGGCCTGTACCCAAGGCGGGCCGCCGCCAAATCCGACGACACCAGCGATGAGGACTTTATGGAAGAAGCGGGCGAGGAGGATGGGGGCAGCGACGGGATGGGAGGAGATGGCAGCGAGTTTCTGCAGCGGGACTTCTCGGAGACGTACGAGCGGTACCACGCAGAGAGCTTGCAAAACATGAGCAAGCAGGAGCTCATCAAGGAGTACCTGGAGCTGGAGAAGTGCCTCTCGCGCATGGAGGACGAGAATAACCGGCTGCGGCTGGAAAGCAAGCGACTGGGTGGCGACGACGCGCGTGTGcgggagctggagctggagctggcCCGGCTGCGCGCCGAGAACCTCCAGCTGCTGACAGAGAACGAACTGCACCGGCAGCAGGAGCGAGCGCCCTTGGCCAAGTTCGGAGACTAG
- the ACBD4 gene encoding acyl-CoA-binding domain-containing protein 4 isoform X5: MGTENESPEPDCQKQFQAAVSVIQNLPKNGSYRPSYEEMLRFYSYYKQATMGPCLLPRPGFWDPIGRYKWDAWNSLGKMSREEAMSAYITEMKLVAQKVIDTVPLGEVAEDMFGYFEPLYQVIPDMPRPPENFLKRVTESQLPRDLDSEVFCDSLEQLEPELVLAEQQGASGGEPATRNSPVPPAEKEGSLLGPQDLDTWLVGTVRALQENMQDVQGRLQSLESVNDPPKQQRRLPSAQPWPLRLSGRTLLFFLLWPFIVQWLFRQFRTQKSLSQWRRFWGQLGLGPGPGRMIGWEAAGRGPEARPSWGKVGRAGPRGGQ; the protein is encoded by the exons ATGGGTACTGAGAACGAAAGCCCAGAACCGGACTGCCAGAAACAGTTCCAGGCGGCAGTCAGCGTCATTCAGAATCTGCCTAAGAACG GCTCTTACCGCCCCTCCTATGAAGAGATGCTGCGATTCTACAGCTACTACAAGCAGGCTACCATGGGGCCCTGCCTGCTCCCCCGGCCTGGGTTCTGGGACCCCATTGGACGATATAAGTG GGACGCCTGGAACAGCTTGGGCAAGATGAGCAGGGAGGAGGCCATGTCAGCCTACATCACTGAGATGAAGCTGGTGGCACAGAAG GTGATCGACACAGTACCCCTGGGTGAGGTGGCAGAGGACATGTTTGGTTACTTCGAGCCCCTGTACCAAGTGATCCCTGATATGCCAAGGCCCCCGGAAAACTTCCTAAAAAGGGTCACAG AGTCCCAGCTACCTAGGGACCTAGACTCTGAGGTTTTCTGCGATTCCCTGGAACAGCTGGAGCCTGAGCTG GTTTTGGCAGAGCAGCAGGGAGCCTCTGGAGGAGAGCCTGCCACCAGAAACAGCCCCGTGCCCCCtgcagagaaag AGGGCAGCCTCCTAGGGCCCCAGGACTTGGATACGTGGCTGGTGGGGACAGTTCGGGCACTGCAGGAGAACATGCAGGATGTCCAGGGGAGACTCCAGAGCCTGGAGAGCGTGAATGACCCACCCAAGCAG CAGAGGCGTCTGCCCAGTGCCCAGCCTTGGCCCCTCCGGCTCTCGGGCCGCACGCTGCTCTTCTTTCTCCTGTGGCCCTTCATCGTCCAGTGGCTCTTCCGACAGTTTCGGACCCAGAAGAG CCTCTCCCAGTGGAGGCGGTTCTGGGGCCAGCTGGGACTTGGGCCGGGGCCTGGAAGAATGATTGGCTGGGAGGCTGCGGGACGAGGCCCGGAGGCCCGGCCGAGctgggggaaggtggggagggcaggcccTAGAGGAGGGCAATGA
- the ACBD4 gene encoding acyl-CoA-binding domain-containing protein 4 isoform X2 has product MGTENESPEPDCQKQFQAAVSVIQNLPKNGSYRPSYEEMLRFYSYYKQATMGPCLLPRPGFWDPIGRYKWDAWNSLGKMSREEAMSAYITEMKLVAQKVIDTVPLGEVAEDMFGYFEPLYQVIPDMPRPPENFLKRVTGQKEKVLNGDAGAAAEPPCLPNEPAPTSPESQLPRDLDSEVFCDSLEQLEPELVLAEQQGASGGEPATRNSPVPPAEKEGSLLGPQDLDTWLVGTVRALQENMQDVQGRLQSLESVNDPPKQQRRLPSAQPWPLRLSGRTLLFFLLWPFIVQWLFRQFRTQKSLSQWRRFWGQLGLGPGPGRMIGWEAAGRGPEARPSWGKVGRAGPRGGQ; this is encoded by the exons ATGGGTACTGAGAACGAAAGCCCAGAACCGGACTGCCAGAAACAGTTCCAGGCGGCAGTCAGCGTCATTCAGAATCTGCCTAAGAACG GCTCTTACCGCCCCTCCTATGAAGAGATGCTGCGATTCTACAGCTACTACAAGCAGGCTACCATGGGGCCCTGCCTGCTCCCCCGGCCTGGGTTCTGGGACCCCATTGGACGATATAAGTG GGACGCCTGGAACAGCTTGGGCAAGATGAGCAGGGAGGAGGCCATGTCAGCCTACATCACTGAGATGAAGCTGGTGGCACAGAAG GTGATCGACACAGTACCCCTGGGTGAGGTGGCAGAGGACATGTTTGGTTACTTCGAGCCCCTGTACCAAGTGATCCCTGATATGCCAAGGCCCCCGGAAAACTTCCTAAAAAGGGTCACAG GCCAGAAAGAGAAGGTACTGAATGGAGATGCTGGGGCTGCTGCagagcctccctgcctccccaatGAACCAGCACCCACCAGCCCAG AGTCCCAGCTACCTAGGGACCTAGACTCTGAGGTTTTCTGCGATTCCCTGGAACAGCTGGAGCCTGAGCTG GTTTTGGCAGAGCAGCAGGGAGCCTCTGGAGGAGAGCCTGCCACCAGAAACAGCCCCGTGCCCCCtgcagagaaag AGGGCAGCCTCCTAGGGCCCCAGGACTTGGATACGTGGCTGGTGGGGACAGTTCGGGCACTGCAGGAGAACATGCAGGATGTCCAGGGGAGACTCCAGAGCCTGGAGAGCGTGAATGACCCACCCAAGCAG CAGAGGCGTCTGCCCAGTGCCCAGCCTTGGCCCCTCCGGCTCTCGGGCCGCACGCTGCTCTTCTTTCTCCTGTGGCCCTTCATCGTCCAGTGGCTCTTCCGACAGTTTCGGACCCAGAAGAG CCTCTCCCAGTGGAGGCGGTTCTGGGGCCAGCTGGGACTTGGGCCGGGGCCTGGAAGAATGATTGGCTGGGAGGCTGCGGGACGAGGCCCGGAGGCCCGGCCGAGctgggggaaggtggggagggcaggcccTAGAGGAGGGCAATGA
- the ACBD4 gene encoding acyl-CoA-binding domain-containing protein 4 isoform X3, with protein MGTENESPEPDCQKQFQAAVSVIQNLPKNGSYRPSYEEMLRFYSYYKQATMGPCLLPRPGFWDPIGRYKWDAWNSLGKMSREEAMSAYITEMKLVAQKVIDTVPLGEVAEDMFGYFEPLYQVIPDMPRPPENFLKRVTGQKEKVLNGDAGAAAEPPCLPNEPAPTSPESQLPRDLDSEVFCDSLEQLEPELQVLAEQQGASGGEPATRNSPVPPAEKEGSLLGPQDLDTWLVGTVRALQENMQDVQGRLQSLESVNDPPKQRRLPSAQPWPLRLSGRTLLFFLLWPFIVQWLFRQFRTQKSLSQWRRFWGQLGLGPGPGRMIGWEAAGRGPEARPSWGKVGRAGPRGGQ; from the exons ATGGGTACTGAGAACGAAAGCCCAGAACCGGACTGCCAGAAACAGTTCCAGGCGGCAGTCAGCGTCATTCAGAATCTGCCTAAGAACG GCTCTTACCGCCCCTCCTATGAAGAGATGCTGCGATTCTACAGCTACTACAAGCAGGCTACCATGGGGCCCTGCCTGCTCCCCCGGCCTGGGTTCTGGGACCCCATTGGACGATATAAGTG GGACGCCTGGAACAGCTTGGGCAAGATGAGCAGGGAGGAGGCCATGTCAGCCTACATCACTGAGATGAAGCTGGTGGCACAGAAG GTGATCGACACAGTACCCCTGGGTGAGGTGGCAGAGGACATGTTTGGTTACTTCGAGCCCCTGTACCAAGTGATCCCTGATATGCCAAGGCCCCCGGAAAACTTCCTAAAAAGGGTCACAG GCCAGAAAGAGAAGGTACTGAATGGAGATGCTGGGGCTGCTGCagagcctccctgcctccccaatGAACCAGCACCCACCAGCCCAG AGTCCCAGCTACCTAGGGACCTAGACTCTGAGGTTTTCTGCGATTCCCTGGAACAGCTGGAGCCTGAGCTG CAGGTTTTGGCAGAGCAGCAGGGAGCCTCTGGAGGAGAGCCTGCCACCAGAAACAGCCCCGTGCCCCCtgcagagaaag AGGGCAGCCTCCTAGGGCCCCAGGACTTGGATACGTGGCTGGTGGGGACAGTTCGGGCACTGCAGGAGAACATGCAGGATGTCCAGGGGAGACTCCAGAGCCTGGAGAGCGTGAATGACCCACCCAAGCAG AGGCGTCTGCCCAGTGCCCAGCCTTGGCCCCTCCGGCTCTCGGGCCGCACGCTGCTCTTCTTTCTCCTGTGGCCCTTCATCGTCCAGTGGCTCTTCCGACAGTTTCGGACCCAGAAGAG CCTCTCCCAGTGGAGGCGGTTCTGGGGCCAGCTGGGACTTGGGCCGGGGCCTGGAAGAATGATTGGCTGGGAGGCTGCGGGACGAGGCCCGGAGGCCCGGCCGAGctgggggaaggtggggagggcaggcccTAGAGGAGGGCAATGA
- the ACBD4 gene encoding acyl-CoA-binding domain-containing protein 4 isoform X1: MGTENESPEPDCQKQFQAAVSVIQNLPKNGSYRPSYEEMLRFYSYYKQATMGPCLLPRPGFWDPIGRYKWDAWNSLGKMSREEAMSAYITEMKLVAQKVIDTVPLGEVAEDMFGYFEPLYQVIPDMPRPPENFLKRVTGQKEKVLNGDAGAAAEPPCLPNEPAPTSPESQLPRDLDSEVFCDSLEQLEPELQVLAEQQGASGGEPATRNSPVPPAEKEGSLLGPQDLDTWLVGTVRALQENMQDVQGRLQSLESVNDPPKQQRRLPSAQPWPLRLSGRTLLFFLLWPFIVQWLFRQFRTQKSLSQWRRFWGQLGLGPGPGRMIGWEAAGRGPEARPSWGKVGRAGPRGGQ, encoded by the exons ATGGGTACTGAGAACGAAAGCCCAGAACCGGACTGCCAGAAACAGTTCCAGGCGGCAGTCAGCGTCATTCAGAATCTGCCTAAGAACG GCTCTTACCGCCCCTCCTATGAAGAGATGCTGCGATTCTACAGCTACTACAAGCAGGCTACCATGGGGCCCTGCCTGCTCCCCCGGCCTGGGTTCTGGGACCCCATTGGACGATATAAGTG GGACGCCTGGAACAGCTTGGGCAAGATGAGCAGGGAGGAGGCCATGTCAGCCTACATCACTGAGATGAAGCTGGTGGCACAGAAG GTGATCGACACAGTACCCCTGGGTGAGGTGGCAGAGGACATGTTTGGTTACTTCGAGCCCCTGTACCAAGTGATCCCTGATATGCCAAGGCCCCCGGAAAACTTCCTAAAAAGGGTCACAG GCCAGAAAGAGAAGGTACTGAATGGAGATGCTGGGGCTGCTGCagagcctccctgcctccccaatGAACCAGCACCCACCAGCCCAG AGTCCCAGCTACCTAGGGACCTAGACTCTGAGGTTTTCTGCGATTCCCTGGAACAGCTGGAGCCTGAGCTG CAGGTTTTGGCAGAGCAGCAGGGAGCCTCTGGAGGAGAGCCTGCCACCAGAAACAGCCCCGTGCCCCCtgcagagaaag AGGGCAGCCTCCTAGGGCCCCAGGACTTGGATACGTGGCTGGTGGGGACAGTTCGGGCACTGCAGGAGAACATGCAGGATGTCCAGGGGAGACTCCAGAGCCTGGAGAGCGTGAATGACCCACCCAAGCAG CAGAGGCGTCTGCCCAGTGCCCAGCCTTGGCCCCTCCGGCTCTCGGGCCGCACGCTGCTCTTCTTTCTCCTGTGGCCCTTCATCGTCCAGTGGCTCTTCCGACAGTTTCGGACCCAGAAGAG CCTCTCCCAGTGGAGGCGGTTCTGGGGCCAGCTGGGACTTGGGCCGGGGCCTGGAAGAATGATTGGCTGGGAGGCTGCGGGACGAGGCCCGGAGGCCCGGCCGAGctgggggaaggtggggagggcaggcccTAGAGGAGGGCAATGA
- the ACBD4 gene encoding acyl-CoA-binding domain-containing protein 4 isoform X8 has protein sequence MSREEAMSAYITEMKLVAQKVIDTVPLGEVAEDMFGYFEPLYQVIPDMPRPPENFLKRVTGQKEKVLNGDAGAAAEPPCLPNEPAPTSPESQLPRDLDSEVFCDSLEQLEPELQVLAEQQGASGGEPATRNSPVPPAEKEGSLLGPQDLDTWLVGTVRALQENMQDVQGRLQSLESVNDPPKQQRRLPSAQPWPLRLSGRTLLFFLLWPFIVQWLFRQFRTQKSLSQWRRFWGQLGLGPGPGRMIGWEAAGRGPEARPSWGKVGRAGPRGGQ, from the exons ATGAGCAGGGAGGAGGCCATGTCAGCCTACATCACTGAGATGAAGCTGGTGGCACAGAAG GTGATCGACACAGTACCCCTGGGTGAGGTGGCAGAGGACATGTTTGGTTACTTCGAGCCCCTGTACCAAGTGATCCCTGATATGCCAAGGCCCCCGGAAAACTTCCTAAAAAGGGTCACAG GCCAGAAAGAGAAGGTACTGAATGGAGATGCTGGGGCTGCTGCagagcctccctgcctccccaatGAACCAGCACCCACCAGCCCAG AGTCCCAGCTACCTAGGGACCTAGACTCTGAGGTTTTCTGCGATTCCCTGGAACAGCTGGAGCCTGAGCTG CAGGTTTTGGCAGAGCAGCAGGGAGCCTCTGGAGGAGAGCCTGCCACCAGAAACAGCCCCGTGCCCCCtgcagagaaag AGGGCAGCCTCCTAGGGCCCCAGGACTTGGATACGTGGCTGGTGGGGACAGTTCGGGCACTGCAGGAGAACATGCAGGATGTCCAGGGGAGACTCCAGAGCCTGGAGAGCGTGAATGACCCACCCAAGCAG CAGAGGCGTCTGCCCAGTGCCCAGCCTTGGCCCCTCCGGCTCTCGGGCCGCACGCTGCTCTTCTTTCTCCTGTGGCCCTTCATCGTCCAGTGGCTCTTCCGACAGTTTCGGACCCAGAAGAG CCTCTCCCAGTGGAGGCGGTTCTGGGGCCAGCTGGGACTTGGGCCGGGGCCTGGAAGAATGATTGGCTGGGAGGCTGCGGGACGAGGCCCGGAGGCCCGGCCGAGctgggggaaggtggggagggcaggcccTAGAGGAGGGCAATGA
- the ACBD4 gene encoding acyl-CoA-binding domain-containing protein 4 isoform X4 has protein sequence MGTENESPEPDCQKQFQAAVSVIQNLPKNGSYRPSYEEMLRFYSYYKQATMGPCLLPRPGFWDPIGRYKWDAWNSLGKMSREEAMSAYITEMKLVAQKVIDTVPLGEVAEDMFGYFEPLYQVIPDMPRPPENFLKRVTESQLPRDLDSEVFCDSLEQLEPELQVLAEQQGASGGEPATRNSPVPPAEKEGSLLGPQDLDTWLVGTVRALQENMQDVQGRLQSLESVNDPPKQQRRLPSAQPWPLRLSGRTLLFFLLWPFIVQWLFRQFRTQKSLSQWRRFWGQLGLGPGPGRMIGWEAAGRGPEARPSWGKVGRAGPRGGQ, from the exons ATGGGTACTGAGAACGAAAGCCCAGAACCGGACTGCCAGAAACAGTTCCAGGCGGCAGTCAGCGTCATTCAGAATCTGCCTAAGAACG GCTCTTACCGCCCCTCCTATGAAGAGATGCTGCGATTCTACAGCTACTACAAGCAGGCTACCATGGGGCCCTGCCTGCTCCCCCGGCCTGGGTTCTGGGACCCCATTGGACGATATAAGTG GGACGCCTGGAACAGCTTGGGCAAGATGAGCAGGGAGGAGGCCATGTCAGCCTACATCACTGAGATGAAGCTGGTGGCACAGAAG GTGATCGACACAGTACCCCTGGGTGAGGTGGCAGAGGACATGTTTGGTTACTTCGAGCCCCTGTACCAAGTGATCCCTGATATGCCAAGGCCCCCGGAAAACTTCCTAAAAAGGGTCACAG AGTCCCAGCTACCTAGGGACCTAGACTCTGAGGTTTTCTGCGATTCCCTGGAACAGCTGGAGCCTGAGCTG CAGGTTTTGGCAGAGCAGCAGGGAGCCTCTGGAGGAGAGCCTGCCACCAGAAACAGCCCCGTGCCCCCtgcagagaaag AGGGCAGCCTCCTAGGGCCCCAGGACTTGGATACGTGGCTGGTGGGGACAGTTCGGGCACTGCAGGAGAACATGCAGGATGTCCAGGGGAGACTCCAGAGCCTGGAGAGCGTGAATGACCCACCCAAGCAG CAGAGGCGTCTGCCCAGTGCCCAGCCTTGGCCCCTCCGGCTCTCGGGCCGCACGCTGCTCTTCTTTCTCCTGTGGCCCTTCATCGTCCAGTGGCTCTTCCGACAGTTTCGGACCCAGAAGAG CCTCTCCCAGTGGAGGCGGTTCTGGGGCCAGCTGGGACTTGGGCCGGGGCCTGGAAGAATGATTGGCTGGGAGGCTGCGGGACGAGGCCCGGAGGCCCGGCCGAGctgggggaaggtggggagggcaggcccTAGAGGAGGGCAATGA
- the ACBD4 gene encoding acyl-CoA-binding domain-containing protein 4 isoform X7, protein MGTENESPEPDCQKQFQAAVSVIQNLPKNGSYRPSYEEMLRFYSYYKQATMGPCLLPRPGFWDPIGRYKWDAWNSLGKMSREEAMSAYITEMKLVAQKVIDTVPLGEVAEDMFGYFEPLYQVIPDMPRPPENFLKRVTGQKEKVLNGDAGAAAEPPCLPNEPAPTSPESQLPRDLDSEVFCDSLEQLEPELVLAEQQGASGGEPATRNSPVPPAEKEGSLLGPQDLDTWLVGTVRALQENMQDVQGRLQSLESVNDPPKQRRLPSAQPWPLRLSGRTLLFFLLWPFIVQWLFRQFRTQKR, encoded by the exons ATGGGTACTGAGAACGAAAGCCCAGAACCGGACTGCCAGAAACAGTTCCAGGCGGCAGTCAGCGTCATTCAGAATCTGCCTAAGAACG GCTCTTACCGCCCCTCCTATGAAGAGATGCTGCGATTCTACAGCTACTACAAGCAGGCTACCATGGGGCCCTGCCTGCTCCCCCGGCCTGGGTTCTGGGACCCCATTGGACGATATAAGTG GGACGCCTGGAACAGCTTGGGCAAGATGAGCAGGGAGGAGGCCATGTCAGCCTACATCACTGAGATGAAGCTGGTGGCACAGAAG GTGATCGACACAGTACCCCTGGGTGAGGTGGCAGAGGACATGTTTGGTTACTTCGAGCCCCTGTACCAAGTGATCCCTGATATGCCAAGGCCCCCGGAAAACTTCCTAAAAAGGGTCACAG GCCAGAAAGAGAAGGTACTGAATGGAGATGCTGGGGCTGCTGCagagcctccctgcctccccaatGAACCAGCACCCACCAGCCCAG AGTCCCAGCTACCTAGGGACCTAGACTCTGAGGTTTTCTGCGATTCCCTGGAACAGCTGGAGCCTGAGCTG GTTTTGGCAGAGCAGCAGGGAGCCTCTGGAGGAGAGCCTGCCACCAGAAACAGCCCCGTGCCCCCtgcagagaaag AGGGCAGCCTCCTAGGGCCCCAGGACTTGGATACGTGGCTGGTGGGGACAGTTCGGGCACTGCAGGAGAACATGCAGGATGTCCAGGGGAGACTCCAGAGCCTGGAGAGCGTGAATGACCCACCCAAGCAG AGGCGTCTGCCCAGTGCCCAGCCTTGGCCCCTCCGGCTCTCGGGCCGCACGCTGCTCTTCTTTCTCCTGTGGCCCTTCATCGTCCAGTGGCTCTTCCGACAGTTTCGGACCCAGAAGAGGTGA
- the ACBD4 gene encoding acyl-CoA-binding domain-containing protein 4 isoform X6 — protein MGTENESPEPDCQKQFQAAVSVIQNLPKNGSYRPSYEEMLRFYSYYKQATMGPCLLPRPGFWDPIGRYKWDAWNSLGKMSREEAMSAYITEMKLVAQKVIDTVPLGEVAEDMFGYFEPLYQVIPDMPRPPENFLKRVTGQKEKVLNGDAGAAAEPPCLPNEPAPTSPESQLPRDLDSEVFCDSLEQLEPELQVLAEQQGASGGEPATRNSPVPPAEKEGSLLGPQDLDTWLVGTVRALQENMQDVQGRLQSLESVNDPPKQRRLPSAQPWPLRLSGRTLLFFLLWPFIVQWLFRQFRTQKR, from the exons ATGGGTACTGAGAACGAAAGCCCAGAACCGGACTGCCAGAAACAGTTCCAGGCGGCAGTCAGCGTCATTCAGAATCTGCCTAAGAACG GCTCTTACCGCCCCTCCTATGAAGAGATGCTGCGATTCTACAGCTACTACAAGCAGGCTACCATGGGGCCCTGCCTGCTCCCCCGGCCTGGGTTCTGGGACCCCATTGGACGATATAAGTG GGACGCCTGGAACAGCTTGGGCAAGATGAGCAGGGAGGAGGCCATGTCAGCCTACATCACTGAGATGAAGCTGGTGGCACAGAAG GTGATCGACACAGTACCCCTGGGTGAGGTGGCAGAGGACATGTTTGGTTACTTCGAGCCCCTGTACCAAGTGATCCCTGATATGCCAAGGCCCCCGGAAAACTTCCTAAAAAGGGTCACAG GCCAGAAAGAGAAGGTACTGAATGGAGATGCTGGGGCTGCTGCagagcctccctgcctccccaatGAACCAGCACCCACCAGCCCAG AGTCCCAGCTACCTAGGGACCTAGACTCTGAGGTTTTCTGCGATTCCCTGGAACAGCTGGAGCCTGAGCTG CAGGTTTTGGCAGAGCAGCAGGGAGCCTCTGGAGGAGAGCCTGCCACCAGAAACAGCCCCGTGCCCCCtgcagagaaag AGGGCAGCCTCCTAGGGCCCCAGGACTTGGATACGTGGCTGGTGGGGACAGTTCGGGCACTGCAGGAGAACATGCAGGATGTCCAGGGGAGACTCCAGAGCCTGGAGAGCGTGAATGACCCACCCAAGCAG AGGCGTCTGCCCAGTGCCCAGCCTTGGCCCCTCCGGCTCTCGGGCCGCACGCTGCTCTTCTTTCTCCTGTGGCCCTTCATCGTCCAGTGGCTCTTCCGACAGTTTCGGACCCAGAAGAGGTGA
- the ACBD4 gene encoding acyl-CoA-binding domain-containing protein 4 isoform X9 gives MGTENESPEPDCQKQFQAAVSVIQNLPKNGSYRPSYEEMLRFYSYYKQATMGPCLLPRPGFWDPIGRYKWDAWNSLGKMSREEAMSAYITEMKLVAQKVIDTVPLGEVAEDMFGYFEPLYQVIPDMPRPPENFLKRVTGQKEKVLNGDAGAAAEPPCLPNEPAPTSPESQLPRDLDSEVFCDSLEQLEPELQVLAEQQGASGGEPATRNSPVPPAEKEGSLLGPQDLDTWLVGTVRALQENMQDVQGRLQSLESVNDPPKQLRN, from the exons ATGGGTACTGAGAACGAAAGCCCAGAACCGGACTGCCAGAAACAGTTCCAGGCGGCAGTCAGCGTCATTCAGAATCTGCCTAAGAACG GCTCTTACCGCCCCTCCTATGAAGAGATGCTGCGATTCTACAGCTACTACAAGCAGGCTACCATGGGGCCCTGCCTGCTCCCCCGGCCTGGGTTCTGGGACCCCATTGGACGATATAAGTG GGACGCCTGGAACAGCTTGGGCAAGATGAGCAGGGAGGAGGCCATGTCAGCCTACATCACTGAGATGAAGCTGGTGGCACAGAAG GTGATCGACACAGTACCCCTGGGTGAGGTGGCAGAGGACATGTTTGGTTACTTCGAGCCCCTGTACCAAGTGATCCCTGATATGCCAAGGCCCCCGGAAAACTTCCTAAAAAGGGTCACAG GCCAGAAAGAGAAGGTACTGAATGGAGATGCTGGGGCTGCTGCagagcctccctgcctccccaatGAACCAGCACCCACCAGCCCAG AGTCCCAGCTACCTAGGGACCTAGACTCTGAGGTTTTCTGCGATTCCCTGGAACAGCTGGAGCCTGAGCTG CAGGTTTTGGCAGAGCAGCAGGGAGCCTCTGGAGGAGAGCCTGCCACCAGAAACAGCCCCGTGCCCCCtgcagagaaag AGGGCAGCCTCCTAGGGCCCCAGGACTTGGATACGTGGCTGGTGGGGACAGTTCGGGCACTGCAGGAGAACATGCAGGATGTCCAGGGGAGACTCCAGAGCCTGGAGAGCGTGAATGACCCACCCAAGCAG CTGAGAAACTAA